A stretch of the Engraulis encrasicolus isolate BLACKSEA-1 chromosome 19, IST_EnEncr_1.0, whole genome shotgun sequence genome encodes the following:
- the LOC134435138 gene encoding ALK tyrosine kinase receptor-like translates to MGRIPGEGQEHTGGPGGGGGGRTLAEQRALHQQQQQHKQQQIHQFQLQHQHQQHQMQLHHQQQQHQQQQHQGGGGMGGLCPRPLLPPPPPPSSSAGVSGIGIPSSSSSSQNPLLLDSAALLPPVPLYRLRRFPCGNIGYGYQEQGLPLMDAGGPPNMGPPMSMSMSMSMPPLAPPQLQPQQPQQQVPTPPPPPAGGGAPQRPLGVGVGVNRPGNLGGEESRPLLVTKGTVVQVDPRLPTMEGHNATVL, encoded by the coding sequence ATGGGACGAATCCCTGGGGAGGGGCAGGAGCACACAGgaggacctggaggaggaggaggaggcaggacaCTGGCGGAGCAGCGCGCtctccatcagcagcagcagcagcacaagcaGCAGCAGATTCATCAGTTCCAgctgcagcatcagcaccagcagcatCAGATGCAGCtacaccatcagcagcagcagcatcagcagcagcagcatcaaggaGGAGGAGGTATGGGGGGACTGTGTCCTCGCCCCCTCCTGCCTCCGccgccacctccctcctcctccgccggcGTCTCTGGCATCGGCATCCCATCATCATCCTCGTCCTCCCAGAATCCCCTGCTGCTGGATTCGGCCGCTCTGCTGCCGCCGGTGCCCCTGTACAGACTGCGCCGCTTCCCGTGCGGAAACATCGGCTACGGGTACCAGGAGCAAGGGTTGCCCCTGATGGACGCCGGTGGCCCCCCCAACATGGGGCcccccatgtccatgtccatgagcATGAGCATGCCCCCCCTGGCGccgccccagctccagccccaacagcctcagcagcaggttccgactcctcctcctcctccggcagGCGGCGGCGCTCCTCAGAGACCCcttggtgtcggtgtcggtgtcaaTCGCCCCGGCAacctgggaggagaggagagccgccCGCTCCTGGTTACCAAGGGAACGGTGGTGCAGGTGGACCCCAGGCTGCCGACGATGGAGGGCCACAACGCCACCGTACTTTAA